Within Lagopus muta isolate bLagMut1 chromosome 1, bLagMut1 primary, whole genome shotgun sequence, the genomic segment cccattcctggaggtgttcaaggccaagttggatgaggtcctgggcagcctgagctggtggttggcagccctgcacaaggcagggggttggaactggatgggctttaaggtctcttccaacccaagccattctggaATTCTATGCTTACTGCATTTTAGCTTCCCTAAAGAGTACAAATCCTACTGAATGTGGATAACAGAAAATTACGATGATCGTTCTCTTTCATCACGGTCTGttaatgtcttttattttttgttaacatAAACGAAATGGAAGCATAAAATTACGTGCCATATGAAACGTGGAGTGATCTGTCACTGAGCTTGCACATGGTCACACACATGCATTGCTTCTGGGAAGAAGCCAAAAATGGATCTTGAACTGAGTGGGCAAGTGAGCAGTTCCACATTAATGCTTCCATAGCGACAGTCAGTCATGGCATAGGTCTGATGCTTCACATGTAGAGTTGCAACTCTGTAGATGAAGAGATGGCATTGGGGTATGACTGAAGGATGGAAGACAAAAGCTGGAGACGTTTTCCCCACACTGCATGACCTGACTTGTTCCAGGTGGTTTTTGATAGCACTCATAACGTTTGTGATGAGGTGATGATGCAAACTGCTCAATCTGATTATGTATGTTATGAGGCTGCcatgcttgtttttaaaaatggttaTGATGCAGTACTCTGGGAAAATTGGAAGTATTTTGTAGACATACCTAATTGACAGAAGTACCAAATCGTTTCTTAGATTTGCAAACTGTTCTACCTAGTTCTCTGTGTGACTTGTTTGTAAAATTTAGCTTTGTAAGTAGCTGATATTTagtgaaacaaaaaatgtgattgccttctttctttcctttcaagtCACCTCCTAGTAACGGCAACCCACATGTATTGTTTGAGGGAGATTCCGTCGCGGAAGGGGCTGGCTTACATACAGTCTCGACAGGCACTCAACTCTGTAGTCAAAATCACATCCAAGAAGAAGCACCCAGAACTGATCACCTTTAAATATGGAAATAGCAATACTTCAGGCATAGAAATTTTGGCAGTTGAAAGGTAAGCCCTCTTAGTAGCTACTGGTATTAGTAGCAGTGATACACAGGATGCTGTCAGCTGGAAATCAGATGTGTGCTGTAATTCCCAAAATCGAGTTAAAAAGTAATAGATTTTGTTTAGGAGCAGATATTCAGATATGAGCTAGAAAGAATATCTGCCAGTAGAGTGAAAAAGTAAGGAGAACAAGCTGGGGGAACTCCAGGATACCCAGTGACTGTTGCTGAGGGTGAGATGAATATGAGAGTTTTCTTGCTGTCATGCCTTAGTTGTCCTTCATTTCATGTATCTGCTCCCTGAAGTACAGCTTTCTGAAGGGTGGGATTTAAAGGAGAGGTCCTCCTTCTGTGCTATGCTTTTTGAGACATTCCGTTTTTCCTGTATCTTGTATAAGGGTCTGATCTCAAACTCTGAACTCCTGAAAGCCTAAGTTCTGAAAATTAGACACTGCCATGAttagcactgaaatatttaatcCTGGAGAAGATGCCAGGGAgatgttggtttgtttgctttcatcagCAAAGCTTCCTGTTTCTTGACACTGCTTTAACAAAGCTGCTGATATCAGTTGGTCATTTCCTCATCCTTTTCCTTGCTGCAAATGGTGTGCAGCAAGCGCtctgttttcagaataaatgGGAGATGACTTTCCTGCTTCACCAGGAAAGTTTGTCTGTACCTGCTGGCTGCTTAGGGTAAAATGAGTTTGGTCTTATGTCCAACACAGGTAAGTTAAACATAttgcagaaagctgtgctgcttgttGAATTACTTCCTCACCAGCTTACTGACTGGAGCAAATACAAAAGAGAAGATGGCAACTTAAATTACCTGGAGATATCCATAgcaataaaaaacaagaaaaccaaggACTGACATACATGTGTCAGACATTGGTACCTGTAGCAATCAATCTTTGCCATTGTTAATtaataaagaatttttctttttagaatggTTTGTGAAATTCTCAACAGATAAAATTTCAcatgctgaaaatgttttgtgaaaaataaatgttagttCCCCAGTAGGTCTTCATTTTAACAGCTTCCCCTTCGCTTTGCCCTTAATCtgtgcaagaaagaaaaatgaaagaaagaatttcagttGATGCTTGAAAGTTTTGTAGTGAATTaatgatggcttttttttttttctaaggtaTCTGATTCCAAATGCAGGTGATGCAACCAAAGCCATAAAACAACAGATCATGAAAGTATTGGATGCCTTGGAGAGTTAATAACTAAAGACGTTGTAGAAAAGAGTTTATAAAGAAGAAGTAACAAAGATACTGTATGTGGACATGAGCTGATGGTTTCCCAATCAAATACTAACTTTGTGTTTTTTCAGTTTACTGACGGGAGTGCCTGGATAGCAGGCTTAAGATAGGGTAAATTATTACCAATTTCTGAAcaagatttttaatttcttttattttgtagaaGTACGTATTATAAAGGTCAGTTTGTTTCACTGCGATGCACCTTTAATATGAGTGATGTGCACATTTATAAGAGGGCGTGCTGCTAGGTTCATACAAGTATActaaaagaacaaagcaaagtggAGAAGCAGTAGAAGACAGGATGGCTTTAAATGACTgatatttgaaagcaaaatatctcCATAGCCTTCAGTCTATAAATTTGATTTTTGCCTATTGGGTAATAAATTGAACTATTAAAAACTTAGCTTTGTAAGCAGAGCAGATAAAATCTTAGGAATAGTGCTTCCTTTCAGTTAGAAATGGGCAAGTGCGGATGAAGGGGAAGAAATGCCAATAATTTGGAGAATTAACATTTTAGCAGTCCTACGAAATTaaatttacattaaataatTGGAATGGAATATAAGGGTATCTTTAAATACCAAAACGAACCATGCGCAATAAACCTTTCCTACAGGGTTGTGATTTCATTAATTATGCTAAGTTTTACATTTGATAGGTTGAAATTGCTTCTCATGTGAGGGTGAGTGCACGCATTGAAATGCGTATGGCAGTGAAAAACCAGCAGTCTGGCTCCTGTCAAGTAAAATGTCTAAAATAGAAGTTAGGCTTTTAAAAGCCTTCAGTTCAGCACAGAATTGAGTTTCTGTTGACTAAAGGAGTGTTGAAGATTGAAGGTGTGGCTACAAAATTAATGCATACAAATAAAGTGATTTCCTGTGCTGTGGCTTGCACTTGCAATAAATGCTTGCAATAAATGCCACCTTCATTGGTTCAACATTTGTTTATACTCCTTTAATAACTGTAAGCTAGTGAATGTTTGACAGAAGGCAGCTGTGTAATAGTGCATTTCTGATCTTCTACGTGGTACAGGAATGGATCTCTTGCTAGGAAGCCCAGTATAGGAATGTCCTTACGGCTGAGGCAAAGTACCTTTGTAGACAGCTTTGTGGAAATTACCAAAAATTGTGAAGTTAAAAAGTTAGGGGTTAGTTTTGCTGTCTGAAGTTTTCTGGTTGAGTCAAAACCTGTGAACTGGTACATCATCGGGAGAAAAAATGAACTGACCTTTATAAAAGCCAGTTATTCTAAGTTATTTTACTAGGAATCAAGCTAGGGCACCTTAATTCTGGAactaattccttttttttttccttactatCTGAGTAAACACCATTAGAACTTGAACGGTTAAAGATATTTGCATGAAATTGCACCTGGGCCAACTCTCGTGTATTTATAGTTTTGCCCAGCAGCTGTTGTATTAcgttttcttcttcctcctcccttctgaAAATATCCTGAAGAGTCTCCGACTCCGTGCCTACTTCagcaatgagatttttttcatgtaaagaTGTTTGTGTTACTGTTTATAAACGACGGATGTAAATAAACCAGTACAATTTGAACATAATTTCTGTCAGCACAGTGTGGGATTCATTGAATCAGTTAACAGGTTTTCTTAGAGGCATGCTGTAAATGGGAGCTATGAGTGGAAGTCAGCCTGTCGTTTGCAGAAGAGGTGGTTGATTATGGAtcacagggagctgctgtcagcagcatgTTAATGTAAGTATGCTGGAATTTTGACTGATTGGATTAAATACTTTTGGGTGAACCGTGGTCAGCTTTCCCAAAAGGTCGAGATAACAAATGACCAGATCACAGAGGAGGTATCTGTAAATTCCACCCATCTCAGCATCACACACTTATATTGCACTGACAAAACGTTGAGAACATACAGCACATTTCTTAGCCATGAGAGTGcgagcaggagaaaaaaaatagaaaacataatTAGGGGAGAATTAGGAATTATGTCATGTGCAGGTGAACTATATAGCGATATCTTGAAGAATCTGATTACTTGTAATGAGCTGCACCTGCTGAGAGGGAGGAGCGGAGCTGAGctgagccgagccgagccgagccgagccgagccgagccctTCTGCTTGATCACTTGTCTACTGGTGCGCTGCTGCTCCGCCCTGAGCCGTAGGCAGACTGCGGGACTACATTTCCCAGCAGCCCTTGCGCTGCTCTGGGCGCATGCGCCCGGCCGGGGCGGAGCGCGGAGATGCAGGCGGCGCGCGGAGCCATGGCCAGTGAGTGGCGGCGCCGGCGCGGCGGGTCGATTGGAAGGGCGCTTCCTGGCCACGCGGCGCTGCTCGGGCAGGCCGGGGCGCTGCGGGTGTGACCTACTAATGGCTGCTGTAAAGGGCGGCGCGGCGGCACCGGCTCCGTCACGGAGATGACCGCAGAGCTGCCGCGGGCCTGCAGCGCTTCGTTCCCGGTTGGCTACACCTGGCCGGGGGTGCTGTCCTACAACCTGCCCTACCACCTGCTGCTGGAAATGGAACgctagaggcattcaaggccaggctggatgtggctctgggcggcccggtctggtggttggcgaccctgcacgtagtaggggggttggaaccagatgatcgtTGCGGTCCTCCCTGCACTAGGAGGCCATTTCCAGAGTCATGCAGCCACTGCAGAGCCATTGGAAGTGGTTTGTGCTATGTCCACATGCGGGCAGATTTATTCTGTTACACACTCATTCATGAATTAAAGTTATGAAGTTCTACCTGGGGGAATTCTGCTGggtaatttcttcttttctgccaaTAGACTTCCGCCTGGCACTGATTCAGCTTCATGTATCTGCTGTTAAGTCAGATAACCTTCAGCGAGCCTGTGGGCTGATAAGGGAAGCATCAGCCAAAGGAGCAAAAGTTGTGGCTCTGCCTGTGAGTAAAGATCATCGTTTACATAATTAAATAAGTGTTTTTAACACAATTTTGCATTGTGATTCAAAATGCCTATATCTCACACTCTTGGCAAACCTCTGTTTAGTGTTAACCATGCATTATCTATTCCTGTTTCTCACTGGATATGCTTGGATAATTTAACTCAGActgggaggtttaggttagatatcaggaggaagtttttcacacagaggtggtgacgcactgaacaggttgcccaaggaggctgtggatgccccatccctggaggcattcaaggccaggctggatgtggctctgggcagcctgggctgctggttggcgactctgcacacagcaggggggttgaaaccagatgatcattgtggtccttttcaacccaggccattctgtgattctatgcgTGGATGCTGTAGGAGGctacagaagggaaaaacattCTTGTGTGGAAACTCAATGACAGCATTTTTGATCgcttttgatttcctttttggACTTCATATCTGTTTCTCTGTATCAGTGAGGTGATCTTCCCAGCATACCTGGAGGTACACACACGTACTGTGCCCTGCAGCATCTGACTTAGGAGGGCAAAGTTCTTTTCTGGGTGAACTTTTGGTCTGAATGCTTTACACAAAGAATGTTTCTCCCTCCCGCTCTCACAGGCAAAACATTAAGCAACCTCCCCTTCTTTTTTGTGCTAACACAGCTTTTATTGCAAAAATGACCTTTGATTGCTCTGTCTGGGCCTCCTAGTTATCTATTATTTGCTACTTTTGTCATGTGTACAAACAAATAGTAATTTCTGTTCATAGCGTAAAACCTCTCAAACAAAAGCACTTTCTGTTTGGGAAGGTAAACTTTGTACTAACGCCAAGAGGTGAAATATTCTCACCTCCACCTTGTTTTTGAAGTCACACTACATAAAGAAGTAATATGCACCAAGCATACAGCCTACAACTTTTCACAGTTCAGTGACCATTTCTTTTGTGGTGTTGGTCTTCATGTGTTTTTGATTTCTGAACCTAGAAAAATGTGGAAGAAGAATGCTTTGTAATACTTACGGATAAAGGAATAACAACAGCAGAATCCATTTTAATCTGGAATGTGATTGAAAGCCATTCAAAGGTCTGTCCCCGCATTCTTCCCAATCTGGAGAGCAGGGGACGAGATGATTTGTGCAATCTGCAGTTCTGTTCTAGCACAGCCccatgagctgctgcagctcataCAGATCTTCACCTGTTCTCCTGAGTCTGTGGTTTCGGTGTCACTCGCACTGCCTTGCAAGAGCAGCAAGATGAAGGTGGGggcagctggcagtgctttcatttccttgaaGTGCTGTCCAGATTTCAAAAGCCCAGGGAGCAGATCTGACAGTTTGCAGACTTGCTTCCCTCCTTGGACCTGCAAACTGTGCTATGGATTGGCCAGCTCTGCTGGCCCAGTGTCATATATATGCAGCCAAAACAATTTCCATCTAATTTTGGTTCAGTTCTATCGCCTCTGCTATTAGATATCCCATCTGTGGCCTTCAGCTGTAACTCCCTTAGGAGACAGAGGTTGCAGAGGGAGGTGTGTCTCGCATCCTCCTGGAGCTGGGAAACAGAAGGCCAAGTGAAAGTGACTGCTGTGGGCCTCTCGAGTGCCACACAGAGCACTGTTAATATTAGCATCTAAAGATTACATGCCTCAGTCTGAGGGACAACAAATTTTAAATGGATGAGAGTCCTCTAGGACAAAAGGTACAGTTCAGCTGTGGGGAAATGGTGTCTTAAGTGATTGTCcttagcaaaaaataaaaaaaaaaagtaatctttaAAAGTGCTAcatgacttttaaaaatgaagaaaatgtgctgtGATGATCAGCAAAAGAATTCCAGGGTTTTGAGATTTgaacttaattcttttttcattctagGAATGCTTTAATTCTCCGTATGGAACCCAAAACTTCAAGGAATATGCAGAGAAGATCCCTGGAGAATCGACACAGAAGCTCTCAGAAGTTGCAAAGGAGTGCAGCATCTATCTTGTTGGAGGTAGCTTATTCCTAGTGACTGCTTCTATTGAGGGGTGAATGGGCAATGTCTACTGCTGCAACTGAATCAAAACTCTATAGAATACAATGGGGTGGGTAAACCTTTGTTCTCTACTTTCTAAAGGATCCATTCCAGAAGAGGATGGTGGAAAGCTGTATAATACTTGTGCTGTCTTTGGTCCTGATGGTGCTATACTGGCAAAGCACAGGAAGGTAAGATGGTAGAGAATCGTTATTATGTTTCTCATCCACGTGGCCAGTATTTGCAGTGTtgagaaaaatgacatttgatAAGCAGAACACTGAAGTTACAGGTTTTGTGtgctcagttgtttttttgttgctgtttcccCAAATAACTTTAGACATGTATGtttctgtaaagaagaaaactgctttaaatCATCTTTAGAAGCTCTTGTAATCTTCAGCAATATTTAGTTGGGATCTTGCTAAAAGAATAATCCAGATTACAGTGACTAGCATACGTGTCACATAGGAAAAGGCTGCAACACCAAGTGGATaaattgttattgttattaataaTATTGTAATTACAGATTCATTTGTTTGACATTAATGTTCCTGGGAAGATACAGTTCAAGGAGTCTGAAACACTGAGTCCAGGGGATAGTTTCTCCATGTTTGATACTCGTGAGTAGAAGACAAGCCTTCGGCACATTGTTTCATGTCAGGATGGTATTGTAATGAAGGCAATCAACTGTAAATCCTATCCCAACATCCTTGAATCAACTACATCAGATTCAAACAAGCCTGCTACCCCCATCCCCCATCCCATCTTCAGAAATCAACACAGACCCTTAACTTAGATCTCCTAAGAGTCTTGACTCACACTGACTTTCTCCTCCTGCTAATGTGCACACCCTAAGAAAGTATGCCACTGTAGCTTTGGCCCATGGAGCACAAGGAGTGCTTTCTTTACCACTGAAAAGCTTGCAGCTAATCAGAGACAAATACCTCTTTTCTGTGCATGTGACAGTAATACAGCTGTTATTTCTGGTGTTTTGAGAACAGCATACTGTAAAGTGGGCCTGGGCATCTGCTATGACATCAGATTTGCTGAGCTGGCTCAAATCTATGGACAGAAAGGTAAGGCTGGGTCATGCTTAGCCCTAAGGCCTGAACTAAAGGGGCTGCATGTAATGTAACAAGAATTCCCTGTGTGTTCCTTGTCCATTAACACAAGCTGCAGCTTATGGACAGGATTTTGCTACTGAAATGAATATCTACTCTCCTTGAGTAAAGTAACAGTCATTTTCTGCTACATGGAGATGTATGTGGCCCCACACAATTGCAATGTATCGTAGCACTTTGTTGGTGTAATCATCTGTGTGATGCACCGATGGGCTCTATTTGTTTCCTGGCAAaagtcaggggaaaaaacaaaacaaaacaaacaaacaaacaaacaaaaccaacaaagctGACCTCAAGCTTGTATGTGCAGTCACCGTAGGTTAAACCCTCTTCTCCTTAATGATGGCTgggttctgcttttgttttaacaaaGGTTGCCAGCTGCTGATATATCCAGGGGCTTTTAATATGACAACGGGACCAGCTCATTGGGAACTGCTACAAAGGGGACGGTAAGAACAAAGTAACTGAGCAGGGAGTTTGGGTGTGAAA encodes:
- the NIT2 gene encoding omega-amidase NIT2 isoform X2 — its product is MQAARGAMANFRLALIQLHVSAVKSDNLQRACGLIREASAKGAKVVALPECFNSPYGTQNFKEYAEKIPGESTQKLSEVAKECSIYLVGGSIPEEDGGKLYNTCAVFGPDGAILAKHRKIHLFDINVPGKIQFKESETLSPGDSFSMFDTPYCKVGLGICYDIRFAELAQIYGQKGCQLLIYPGAFNMTTGPAHWELLQRGRAVDNQVYVATVSPARDEKASYIAWGHSTVVNPWGEVIAKAGAEETVIYSDIDLNKLAEIRQQIPILSQKRHDLYSIEMKK
- the NIT2 gene encoding omega-amidase NIT2 isoform X3, with the protein product MKFYLGEFCWVISSFLPIDFRLALIQLHVSAVKSDNLQRACGLIREASAKGAKVVALPECFNSPYGTQNFKEYAEKIPGESTQKLSEVAKECSIYLVGGSIPEEDGGKLYNTCAVFGPDGAILAKHRKIHLFDINVPGKIQFKESETLSPGDSFSMFDTPYCKVGLGICYDIRFAELAQIYGQKGCQLLIYPGAFNMTTGPAHWELLQRGRAVDNQVYVATVSPARDEKASYIAWGHSTVVNP
- the NIT2 gene encoding omega-amidase NIT2 isoform X1, with amino-acid sequence MKFYLGEFCWVISSFLPIDFRLALIQLHVSAVKSDNLQRACGLIREASAKGAKVVALPECFNSPYGTQNFKEYAEKIPGESTQKLSEVAKECSIYLVGGSIPEEDGGKLYNTCAVFGPDGAILAKHRKIHLFDINVPGKIQFKESETLSPGDSFSMFDTPYCKVGLGICYDIRFAELAQIYGQKGCQLLIYPGAFNMTTGPAHWELLQRGRAVDNQVYVATVSPARDEKASYIAWGHSTVVNPWGEVIAKAGAEETVIYSDIDLNKLAEIRQQIPILSQKRHDLYSIEMKK